One Magnolia sinica isolate HGM2019 chromosome 2, MsV1, whole genome shotgun sequence genomic window, TCAGCTTGTACAAGTGGGTTCCTGGTTctttgatccagactgttgataagATGGGCCTCACTGTTGATGGCTAATGCACACAAATCATTTGCATTGGAAGATGTTGACTATAGAACATTTGCCCTTTTTTGGTTGAATGTAAACCATCACTGCATTTTATTTCTTATATATCTATTGGCCACCGATACAAGGGTTAGGATATTTCCATCTCATGGCTCAATGACCCAGACTGTTGATAGGATGTGCCCTCGGTGGATAGCACATTAACAAAAACATCACCTGCAGAGGAAGATCCTAGTCGCAGAATATGTGGTGGTTGAATATGTACAATGCTGTACTTTATTTCTTAATCATCCATTCGTCGGACACCTATTCAAGGGCTTTTTCATCTATGGGCCAATCACAGTGGGACCCTCAATACCAATGTTTTAATCATTGAACCACAAaccacttgtacaaactcaaaAACCAAACTGGACTTTCATTCAGCAAGCATTCTATAATACCTCTTAAACATAGTATCCTAATATCATATGATATACAGTCAGTATAAATCATAAGCATAAAACAACAAAACTAGTTTCTCTAATTGCTATTTAATTCAACTTATATGTAGTGATACTTACAAATCTCTATTGGCCGATATGTATGAATAAGTATGAGCTTGAATTTAAAGATACATGGTAAAATTACTGAAAGCGGATATTTATGGGTACGGTATGGAAACTGGTTCACTTATTATAACCTTGTCTACATGTATATAAACTATTTTTCTGCAAGTTTTTAGTTCAGTAATCCCATTGATTTCTGTCAGAAGttgaaataaatatataaaaagtaGCTCAGATGTCATACAGATGTATGCAAGTTCTCCTGATAGTTGCAGTTTTGAGCCCATAAAACCTCATGCTAATGTGGATGAAACATGCATAGTTCTGGAGGAAAGTATATTGAGTGAATATTCATTTATCTTAATAGTAGTTTAGATGAAAATGCTGGAGAGACGTGGCCTGTAAAGTGAATTAAATATGGAGATTCCAACCAAACTATTCTACAAATGAATTATCTGAACTGGTGTTATATGAACTGGAATAAAAAGGCTTTTTAAGGAAAGCTTCAGATAGCTTTTCTGTTTCCATTAGCCCCCTTTTAAGCAAATACTCAAAGAATATCTGCAGCCAAGGTAATCAGGAAAAAAATGTATATGTGCTCTGCTTGtaaagctgagaatagggtgttatTGGGGCAGGGATATCTATGCGCATAGAGGGATAACAGAAGATAATCACGGTCAGTTTGAGCTAGAACATGTTCAGGGTTTCATTCGTAAAACACACAAAAATTGGAGTTTTAAATTGTGGCAAGGCAGCAACAGTGAGAGTGAAGTTAGGTTAGTAACTAAAATTAGCTAACGCGGTTAAGAATTAAATACGAAAATTTTCACTATGATATGTTGATTCGTGCCTAAAAGGGAacgggaaggcccaaaaggatgtgtgTGAAGAAAAGACTTTATGAGCTATGGTCTAATTGaggttatggcccttgatagagtggaatggcagaaaaggatttatgtagccaaccctaattaattggaataaggcttagatgatagcATGATTTGTGCAAACAGCCCGAAATAGCAAGTACAAGGCTATGATCATGATGATAGTATGATTTGTGAATTTGGAGTTGCAGACCAGCTGGCTTTATCTGATGGGAACAGTCTCAAGTATTAACATCCAACTTGATTTGACCAGCTATATCTTCCATCTTTCCAGTCCCCTTCAACCAAGCTATAAACCTATTAGGTTCAAAGCCATAGTCCATGAAAGTCAGAAGAAACGCATTATATTTGATCAACTATTTCCTTGGCTCAACGAACCAAGCCCTACGTTTTTCTGTTCCTccaaatttctgagttgtggagattcaattgggtgtgaaaccctccctcaaagggctgactaccgtggtacgaagccacacctatcccgatttgcccccaccttctaccatccatatttctcttctcctacaagcatttcatctacaaatccatcaatatttgtaGCTGTTTCTCTCTCTaaagcagatttccagaatctgaccCTACAGGAGGACTGAAACTTTGGCAGAGCACCACACACAAACTGTGCAtcagatcaagctgagattttggggttttggagtccaccctTAGCCGAACAGGGCCAAGGTAGCtttttttttgaatagtgggccccatacacgtgCCGCCaggatcacacgcatgtgcatctgggtcattgttgctgtccacacgtgcggtacttctctggtttatctctctcctctctttcactcctctttcacccaaaatccctaaacctaaccctaaattactcaaatccccaattttatgccatttcttcaaccttaggcttcctcgaattgaaatttctgaatcccttgaattgagggaattatttctgtgcatgtgtgaatGAATTTACCCTCATTGATTattatttggtctataattttgattgatccggccctagaaTGTGTAGGCCTGAacccgcataagattccccttgattgagtgtttgaacttttgtgtaggatgtggaattttgtgtaatcgTTGCTGAACTAGTGTGATTtaaagcctaaaatcttgcacattatacttgaatttcatgtcctgcatcacccatAGTGTCAAATACCATTCTTGGCAACCTCCCGGCGTGGGAATTTGTTGGGAGATTTTCAGATTGTCACATTTTTATTGGGATATTAACAGGAATTTCTCAGTGAAAATATAATATTAAGAagtatatattataaattaataaaaggtctcaagtccaactggttggattaTAAGTTACTGTCTACCCAATGGATAACTCAACCTTTAAGGTGAGTTAGACATCCACCCTGCCGAATACGTTGGCCCCGTTTTAATGAAAATCTTAAGCAAAAATCAGTCAGATACACTCATCTAGCAGACAACACTtctattttttactatttataaatggctagacattgttttctatggtgtggccaacctaatgagtagatggggctgatttttgtaccaggcaattctcatggtggggccaacctattggaagggttggatgtcacatgtgcttaataggttggaagttatttgttgTATGGGATATAACCTATGGCccaatgggttgggcttgagaCCTCCTCAATTAATAAatgttttcaaaaaattaaatatttaggTACACATGAATCACCTTAACTCTTCAATAAATTTTACATTAAAATCATGATGATTTTATGATTAAATTGGGATAAATTCAAACAgccgatattttgaaaatatcacaaCATTATCGTGATTGCCTGATGAATATTTCACAAAAATATTGCGATATTTTCAAAACCATGGCGATATTCATGACATGAAGCTAGCCTATATAAGCCCTACTTGGATGTTTATGGGAGTTCGCATTGAGAATAGGGGTAAAAGAAAAGAAGTTTAGTTCCTTTCGGTCTTGTTTAGAAGAGGGGGGCATTCAAAGTGACCTGCAATCAACTAGAGGGTTGTAGGATTAACTCCACAACCATCAAAGAAAATTGGCTCCTCCAATTGCATTAGGAACATTACTAGGGCATGGCCCATCACATGATGCGGCTCAATTGATGAACTGCTTAGACTACCAATGGGTAGCCCCAACTGTAACATTCCTGGCTCAAAAAGAAGTGTCATTTCTTCCAATTCAGCACCATACAACTTCAATTGTCGGGATTTAAAAGAACACGGAAAAAGCAAGATTTGGAATCAAGTAGCTTACCACTAACGTATCAAATATATAAAGTTCTTGCCTGATAGACCCATAAAAGAAAACTGCAATAGAACCATATCCAGTGCAATGAATTTTAGACAGCCAACTGCAAGTCTAAATGTGCAGAAGTACCACATTCAGTTAACAGAAGCTCTTCAAACTATTATATACCATTGATTGGAAATAATAACCATCACACAAGCCATGGTTTGAGAACGGAAGAAAACCTCACACGGTCTATGTTTTTCTCAAAGACAATGGCAAGCTCAATTTCAAGGATCAAGAAAAACTCAATCAACGGGTATTCCTGtgatgcaaaataaataaataaaaataaataaataaataaataaataaaattaaaattaaaaataaaaatgcgcTTCCTCAGTACTTTTTGACAATGGAtttgtatttgaattattaagcTATTCCAATGCTGCATGATATCCCAATCTATGAAAGCTCTCATTTGAAACAGATAAGAGAGGCAAAGTGTAACAATTGCTACAAAATGcaaatcaatggtagaaaataaaCAGAATAAAGGAAAACAAAATGCCCTTTAGGCTTCTTTGGAAGAAAAACATTCCATTGAATCTTGAGTAAAATCCGAAATTTCAAAAATAGGCAGAGATTACCCATCAGCAAGAATGCTATGACCTTGAACAAACCAATCTTGTACATCCCTCCTATGAGGCACTGTCCGGTCCACATGGTGCCACTGAATTCCAACACATCAGCAGCCCATCACAGCACAGTTATAGACGAAACTCCCTGAAGGCCTCCTTGCGATCGCGAGCAACTCCCACTCCGGGGGCCCATCTCCCGGGATCCACGAATGGAGCTCCACAGTTCCTCCTCCAGAACCCCTTGGCCCACCAACAATGATAAGACGTTCCCCACACCCCTTGAATGCTAGTCCCCAACCGTTCATCGAAAACACTCTCTCAGGCAATCTCCCCAGAGTGACCCATGTGTTATTCTCCTTATTGTACTTCCTCAATTCCTTCTCTGCATGATCAGCTGCATACAGCTCATTATTCACGACTGTGTGCAGTGGAGGCGGCTCAGTTGCTACGGTTGGCACAGGGTACATATCAGGAATAACCCGCCAAGTCTTTGTCTCCAAATTATACTCTTCTCCACATGTATATGACTCCACATTGCTCCCAAGACCGCCCATTATATAGAGCTTCTTGTCCAAGAAAACAGCTGAACAGTTCTTCCTTGGCTTGTTCATGCTTGGCAGTGTTTCCCAAGTTCCGGTCTCTGAATTGTAGAGCTCCACAGAATTCAACACAGTCCCTCGAGCATCAATTCCGCCTGCAAAAATCACTATCTCTCCAAGGCTGGCAGACCCAAACAGGCATCTTGGTGTGTTCATCACCATGCCCGAAGACCACGAGTTTGTTAGAATGCTATACCTCAATATAACATGGGATGTTACTTCCTTTCCGAAAACGAGAAGCTCAGTGCCGACAGCCTGTGATTGCTTATCTGAGAACATGAAGCAATCGTTTGCAGGCATCGATGGCAAATGCATCCACCGTCGGCTGTTTGGGTCAAACGCCTCCCACTCCAAGACGTTGCAAGAGAAGTAGACCCAGTGTTCGCATATCCCCACCTGCCGTCGGAGCTTGTACAGCTCACCACTCCGGACTAGAGAATTGAAGCTCCGGTTCAGAGAGGCAAGTGCGCCATAGTCAGACCTCGACAAGTGGAGGAGGCAGTTGATCGTTATGTCCCTTCCGAGTGGATGGATAAGTGAATTCAAATCTGATTGGTCCCCACCACATGCCTCCTTATTAGAATCATCAACTGGGGGTGTGGAGAAACCTTCGGCCATGTTCAATTCCTCATTAACGTGCGAATTTGAAAGCCTTGTGGACTTCCTCTCTCTAATTTCTTCTTCAGTTCCTTCTTCTAAATGGCGCTTTCCATTTGATACCTCCTCAATCAGATGATAATTCATATAAACCCACTTACTTTCTTGCTCGCAGGAGCTCGGCAATGCCCTTGAAACCAAGCAGGACCGACCATCCAACATGTCTCTGGATTTGATCGAAATCGTAACTAAATTACCAATCCAACCGAACCCAAATCTTACTTCTACTCCAAAACagacaaattttattttttatttttttctttttagaaatcaATGACTGAACacgcaaaaatcacaaaattcaaAACCCGAATCCTCCTTGGCTCCTCCGATTTGGCTGAATTTACCGACCCAAATTGAAAAAATGCGAGCTTTTAACCAAGTGGGATCCGAAACCGTCTTCTTACATCGAAATCGTTgactacagagagagagagagagagagagagaggagaaaaaaaaaaaacagaaatcaAAATCCTGAAAAACGAAAAGATCTTTCCGATATTTCGACCCTCCTCACAATCCGAATCTGAAAACAAACGACCCGACTTGAATAAAAATGCGATCTTTCAACCTAACATGAACCGAATCCTCCTTCAGATATTTGActcatattaaaaaataaaaagacgcCCAAAATCCAGCAAAAACCGTCAAAGAATCGACCAGAAAACCCAAGAAAATAGCAATTCCCAGGCACAAAAACAGAGATATCGTTATAGCGAGAGAAATTCGTGGGTTTTCAGATACGAAATGAAAAGATCGATTAGTCTAATCCGTTAAGAAAGACGTTAGCATTTATGGAAATTTCGAAAttcgttttattttttattattttccatTGAGATACGAAATGAAAAGATCGATTAATCTAATCCGTCGACAAAGACGTTAGCATTCATCGAAATTTCGaaattccttttatttttattattttcctttgagagaaagtgaagaagaagaagaagacgaagaagagaTGGGAAATGACGGAAATGGGCAAAAGAAAGGGAtcggaggaagaagaggaagatgagaaCTTACGGATTGGCTGAGAAGGGAAGACTGAATtggaaatttcagatttcttctctctccctctctctgtgtTTTTTTCTTCGCTGCTTTCGTCGTGTTTCGATTCTCTCTGCAAATCACGCCCGAAATCTGGAGGTTTGGGGCTATCTCGGCCTTTTATCTCCCTTTATTAAAATTTCTTCCACTAATGAgagggtggtgggccccaccaacgcgGCGCTGACGGTCGTCGATTCGACTGCGCGGTCGGGAGACTGAATCCCCACCGAGCGTCTTGATTGGGCGGAAACGATCCTCATGGCGAGGAATTATAGATGATCCTCGAGGCGAGTGTATGAACTTTTAACTCGAGCCTTCAGTTCGTACACGGGGGACCGGCCAATGTCTCGgtaatccacaccgttgatctgGTGGCCATCAATGGGAATGGAGGACTTACCacaggacgtggattgcgtcctacccccgcccctcTCCagtaccgtgatgtatggatcttatccacactgtccatccattttttcatatcattttaggatataggtacaaaaatggggcagattcaATACAGATGTGGACTACACCGtg contains:
- the LOC131231721 gene encoding F-box/kelch-repeat protein SKIP11-like, giving the protein MLDGRSCLVSRALPSSCEQESKWVYMNYHLIEEVSNGKRHLEEGTEEEIRERKSTRLSNSHVNEELNMAEGFSTPPVDDSNKEACGGDQSDLNSLIHPLGRDITINCLLHLSRSDYGALASLNRSFNSLVRSGELYKLRRQVGICEHWVYFSCNVLEWEAFDPNSRRWMHLPSMPANDCFMFSDKQSQAVGTELLVFGKEVTSHVILRYSILTNSWSSGMVMNTPRCLFGSASLGEIVIFAGGIDARGTVLNSVELYNSETGTWETLPSMNKPRKNCSAVFLDKKLYIMGGLGSNVESYTCGEEYNLETKTWRVIPDMYPVPTVATEPPPLHTVVNNELYAADHAEKELRKYNKENNTWVTLGRLPERVFSMNGWGLAFKGCGERLIIVGGPRGSGGGTVELHSWIPGDGPPEWELLAIARRPSGSFVYNCAVMGC